TAAGTAAtacttttgtttaaaaaaaaaattagtagtGTAAGAACAAAATAGCATTTGGCCATTAATTTTgacagaaaggaaaaaaaaaaaaaactcttcgATTTACCTTAACagggtttgaaaaatcacaaattcatccctaaaatattttgtaaacCTTAGCCTCCAACTACACATCTTTATCACCATCATGATCTTATAATTGTCAACCCCCATCACCCTCTTTTTATCATGGTATGAGTTGTTGTTGAAGACAACTTCAATTGATCGAGTTTTTTATGATAACTTCATTTGATCAAATTGTCGACAATTTGATTGAGTAAAAGTTATCATCGATAACATCGttcaatcaattaaatcattaataatTGATCCATTTTAGATACTTGTCATTGATAATAACTTGAATTCATCTAGCCTAGAAAggaaataaagtaaaagaataaaGGAGGAATAGAGGAAGAAGTAAGTTAGagtgaaaggaaatgaaaataaatagcaattttgatatttaattttttaaaatttttattaatttaggattacaaactaattttaaaaaacgaaATAGTAaggattaaataataattttactcattgacactattttaatattatttcattaaccGTTTTTGATTTTGGGTATTAAAGTGTTATATGTGCTATCTAGGGGTAGAAAAGGTTATTCagccaaaccttgggtgtgaaAGCGTCATTAACTCTTctaaatgatattttgatttCCTATTTTGCCCTCCATCCATTTCCCgccatttattttctttttatattcttcAATAAGAAAacccttttctttttatattcctCAGTAAGAAAACCCAACAGAAAAATAACTAACTTCTGTGATCTCTGAATTCTCTCCAAGAAACCAACACAACCGTATGGGCAAGAAAAAACAACGTCCTTCTTCTTCCCGTCTCAACCCACCGCCACCATCCACCACTACTGCTTCCGCCTCTGAAACGCCACATCCACAGCCACAGCGACCGCCACCGGCTGAATCATCACTATACCCTGTGATCTTTCGTGAAGGCTCAAAGGTTCAGGAGGAAATGAAACGTGGGAACTACGAGAAGGCCTTACAGATAGTGAGGAAATCAATTTCTAGTCACAAACGCTCGCCTTACCTTATGTACCTTGAAGCTGTTGTTCTCCAGCTTCTTGCGAAAACAAAAGCCAGAGATTCCAAGGAAATGGTGAGATACTTAAAAGACGCAAGCGACTCCGTTGGGTTCGCTGTGCATTCATTGCCCCGTTCCATCCATTTTGCTTCGTGTAAACTCTCTGTTCTCTATCAGCAGCTTTGCTGAATGATAAAGATTGGGGTGAAGCGACTCAAGAATGCAAGAGCCTGTTAAACCTAAAGATTGAGAATGTAACTGACCCGGGTGTGGATATGTTTCTTGAAGAGAATGAAAAGGCGAATTCTAGtaaagattcaagaattgaGTATGAGAAGCAAGTGATTACGCAGTATTTACAGCTTTGTGAGGAAGAGCAGAAGAGAGTTGAAAAGGTTGTTAAGGAGAGAGTAGAAAAGACAAGTGGTACATTACAGGAGATCAAGAAGGAGTTTGAAACAGAAATCAAGAACTGGCGTGCGATGAAACAGGTGAAGACTCATTATGGTATGGAGAAGTACTATGAGGTTTATGATGTAAAGAGAGTGGAATATAAGTCCTTCTGGAATACATTAAGTGCTGAGAAGAAAAGGGATTTCTTTAAAGTGAGTCTTGAGGAGCTTCAAAGACATTGGACATCAATAAATGTTCATTTGGCAGGCAAGGAAGCCATTGATTTTGCTAAAGAACACAAAACTTGGATGTGTTGGGAGTGTTGTGATTGCCGCCTGAAGTTTGGAGATTTGGGGTTGTATAGAAAACATTCCAGAGAGTTTCATTGGAGGAATCTTGATGGGGTGGAATTGGAGTTTCAAATTCCTGGTAAAGTGATTGCGTTTATTGAGAATGGTGAGTGGAAGCCTTTAGATGCTGAATACTGGGTAGATAAAATTCTAAGTAAGATAGAATCCGAGTCTTTTAGTTCCTCCAATTGTGATTTGTTTGATGAGCAAACCTTAAATGAGAGTCTGCAAGATTTGATTGGCTGTGAAACTAATGAGAATGAATTAGCTGAGCGTGTAATGATTCTCAAGGGTATCCGTGGGATGCTTCGCTTGTTTCTCCTACATAATTGTCTTGCAAAGACATATCTTGATTGGGCAATACAATTTACAGTTGAAGAGTTTGAGGATCTAATTCCATTTTCACAACGTCTTGGGGTGGAAGCCATTCAGATCATATGCCTTTTGAGAGCAACAGAGCTAAGACAGGTTCAACGATTCTTTCAGAAACTCACTGATATTATTGGCAAACTTATAAATCCTAAATTGGTTAGTCTTATAGATGATAATCTTAGTTGTGTTCAAGTGTTTGATATCAATGAGAAAGTTGAAATTGGTGAAGTATTAACAAGTCGCCTTTTGGATGAGAGATTCCTAAGGGGAGATGAGATTTGTCTAAGTAATGATTCTGGAAATGTTAAAGATGAGATTCTTCTGCACAGTGATGAATTACTATCATGGCTATGTGAAGGCGCAACCATCCCAATAGCTCTAAAGGCATGCCTCAGTTTGAAAGATTCTCAAAAACAGAAATCAAAAGAGATTTTTCAGATATTTCGAAAAGAATATTCACAAGATGAACAATTATATGATTCTAAGTTATGCAGTGCAACTAGAATCACATTGAAAGCAATTGAGGCAGTTGAGAGTATCCGTCCTAAAGAGATTGAGGAGGGGGATAAAAGTATAGCAGAGTCTTATTTTAGACTcttgaagaagagagaaaaggaacTTGACGGGATGTTTGATATCCCTTGTATGATTGAGAGATCTTTGATTTCCAATGTTTTAGAGGATATTCTAAATCGAGCGAAACATCTAGCAAGCTTATCTAGTCAAAGAACTGAATCTGAAAGTTTGAGTGAAGCAGATGAGTTGAAAATGCTTGAAGACTTGGAATTTGGTGAAGATTTGGTAAGAATAACATTACAGAGGAACAGAATAAAGTCACTAGAAGATGTAAGTTTGCAGATTATATTGATTATGCACCAAAATTTGGAACTAAAGAATAAGGAAATTGTATTTATTTGCTTTCTGTCTCACTGTGTTCATTCTTGCAGCTGGCCTTTGTCAAGGCAAGATTGTCATCAGATGTTTGTGCCATAATGCAGCACGAATTGAAACTTGAGAAGGTGTCCTTGTATGACTACAGGTCAATCATTTTGCCATTGTTGAAGTCATTTTTGCAGGTTTGCTTCTGCATCCTCTTGCtgatttttaagtaatttaatgcatgataGTTTAGACTGAATTTCCTGTTACTAGGCAAATCTGGAACATCTGAAGTATGAGTATACAGCAGCAGCTCTTGCATCAGAGATTGATGACAGCAATATAAGCAGAAAAGGTTGTGACAATGCTCCAGAAAATCaagataaaaagaagaagaaaaagaaaaagaagaatatttcTGACAAGGATAAGAAATCCAAGGTCATACAGCTGCTGCTGCTTTTGTTTGTTAAATACTGTGAAAGCTTTTAGCTGTGTtcaacatataattttcttGTGAAGTGAGTTGATGTTTGGGTAACATTTCAGGCAACTGACTCCAATGAACCCGTTCAGCTCCATCAGAAAGATGTTGAACAAGCGTAAATCCTTGtctaatcctaattaaattctGACATCATAGACCTTTTCCCTCTTGAATGTTGCTTTCTGTGTATAGTATCTTATATCAATAATCTGTGATTTTTCAGAGACAAGCCAGATTCTGAGCTTGGGGTTACTGCAAGGGTTGAAGACTTGCAAGAATCGATGTTGAACGAATCGAAACTGCTCGATAAACGTTTGGAGGAACTAAGGAAAATTGAGAATGAGTTTGCTGAGAAAAGAAGGTCACAAGCTGAAGCTGAAAATGTTGAAGGTCTAAATCTTGGTACTTGTTTTCCCTCTCATTGAACATACTTCTCTACTATCTTGTAGATTGAATGGCTCTAATAAGTAGTgtgtttttctccttttcttggTTGAGTTTTGCAGATTCTTCTGATAAAGTAACAAAGACTGCTGATGAGTTGGAGACGGCGAAGGCCGTAAAGAATGAATGTGGGCAAGAGGAGGTTCCAGAGAAGAATGAAGGTGAACAAGAGGAGGTTTCAGAGAAGAATGAAGGTGAGCAAGAGGAGGCTTCAGAGAAGAATGGAGGTGAGCGAGAGAAGGCTTCAGAGAAGAATGGAGGTGAGCGAGAGGAGGCTTCAGAAAAGAATGGAAGTGAGCAAGAGGAGGCTCCAGAGAGGAATAAAGGTAAGCAAAAGGAGGCTCCAGACAGGAGTGAAGTTGAGCAAGAGGAGGTTTCAGAGAGGAATGAAGCTGAGCAAGAGGAGGTTTCAGAGAGAGATGAAGGTGAACAAGGGGAGGTTTCAGAGAGAGATGAAGGTGAGCAAGAGGAGGTTTCAGAGAAGAATGAAAGTGAGCAAGAGGAGGCTTCAGAAAAGAATGAAGGTGAGCAAGAGGAGGCTCCAGATAGGAATGAAGGTGAGCAAGAGGTGGCTCCAGAGAAGAGTGAATGTGAGCAAGAGGAGGCTCCAGAGAGGAATGAAGGTGAGCAAGAGGAGGCTCCAGAGAAGTGTGAAGGTGAGCAAGAGGGGGCTCCAGAGAAGGGTGAAGGTGAGCAAGAGGGGGCTCCAGAGAGGAGTGAAGTTGAGCAAGAGGAGGTTTCAGAGAGGACTGAAGGTGAGCAAGAGGAGGTTTCAGAGAAGAATGAAGGTGAGCAAGAGGAGGTTTCAGAGAGAGATGAAGGTGAACAAGAGGAGGTTTCAGAGAGAGATGAAGGTGAACAAGAGGTGGTTTCAGAGAAGAATGTAGCTGAGCAAGAGAAGGTTTCAGAGAAGAATGAAGGTGAACAAGAGGAGGTTATAGAGATCAAGATGGAGGATTTGGATTagtatttgaatgaatttgtaTTGCAAGTGCTGTCGATCTTTAAAAGATATACAGTATGTTTTTGAAGCACCTCATTTTGATTACAAATCTCACAAATCTAAAATTCTTAAACCAGATtcttgaaaaatgtttttacaagTTCTTCAACACACAGTCAGGCCACTCCATCACCTTGCACCACCACCGTGATAACTAATACATCATTTGAATACTTAACTTGAGTATTCAAATTTGGATAAACATAATATTGCTTATTTGAGAATTCAAGAGGATTGAGCAAAAGAGTAAAAAAGTATTGGGCAAAAATATTCAAGTTTCCATTGTGAAACCACACACAACAAAATGCACTAATACTCCAAACGAGAACACAAAGTTTACATGAAAAAGCAATACGAGAAAACTTATATGGAGAAAATTTTACTATGAatgaaattaatacaaaatcaaaaaaggattaattttggtttttaatatgCTAGAAGCCCTCACACTCACTCTTgcttttcatataaattaatgcAACTTTTATATGTAAAACCATAGTAAGTACATGTGTATCCGCAAGTCGCATGCCAGTAATAGATAATACAATTCTTGCCTGCATAATCTTTCTGATTTATCAGAGATAGCTGATATTCTATCTGTTACCTACTACATTTACTTATGTGATGAGAAGGCTTTACAATGAGTCATTGGTCTAATCTCTCTACTACCAAAACAAATCTCCTTAAAAATCCACATATCAAATATACACTTATTCTGAATTTGAATAACCTTTTATAGAGTTCAGATCACACCGCTATTGAGCAATTTCCAAAGAAGTAGAACTAGAATGGGTTTGTGATCGTGCAAAATTTTACACCCTAAAGTGATGGTGGATTTCCTATTTGCCCTACTTCCATTTATCAGCCCATTTCATTTATGTTTACCTTCTAACTAGAAAACCCACAAAATCATAACTAACTAATTGCAATTTCTGATTTCCCTCCAAGAAAATAACACGAAACATGGGCAAGAAAATACAGGAGCCTTCCTCTTCACGTTTCATACAGATAAAACCTCTGTCTCTGCCCCCCTCAGCTGAAGTTGCTTCCGCCTCTGAACCACCAAACCCACCGGCTGAATCACTAGACCCTGTGATCTTTAGGGAAGGCTCGCAGATTCAGGAGGCAATGAAGCGTGGAAACTACTTCAAGGCCTTCCAGATGGTCAAGAAATCAGTTTGTTGTCACCAAGACTCGCCTCACTTTTTCAACCTTATTGCTGTAGCTCTCCAGTTTCTTGCTAAAACAGCGGCCAAAGATTCAAAGGAAATGGTCGATTACTTAGATAAGGCATATCAGTCGGTTCAATTCGCCGTGATGTCGATGCCGCATTCCATCCATTTTGCTTCGTGTGAAGTTGCTATTCTCTATCTAAAAGCTTTGTTCAATGCTAAATATTGGGCCAAAGCGATTCAAATTTGCAACAGCGctttaaatttaaagattgaGAATTTAACCGATCCGGGAGTGGATAAGTTTCTTCAGGAGAATGAAATGGGGAATTCGAGTAAAGAACTGAGAATTGAGAATGAGAGGAGGATGATTAGTCAGTATTTACATCTTTGTAAGGATGAGAAGAAGCTTACGGGTATGAAGGTTCAAGTGGAAAAGGCTAATAAGAAGATTGTAGAAAATGCAGATGGTACATTACAGGAGATGGTGACAGAACTAGAGAGGATCAGGAAGAAGCTCGAAGCAGTCATAGAAAATTGGCGCACTTTTAAGCAGATAAAGACTCAATATGGTATGGAGAAGTACTATGATGgtaatgaagaaaagaaagagaaatataaGTCATTTTGGGGAGCATTGAGTGAAGTGAAGAAAACGGATTTCTGTAAAGTGAGTATCAAAGACCTTGAAAGGCATTCAAAGTCGATAAATTGTCATTTGGCGGGGAATGTTTTCAGGGAAGCTATTGAATTTGCAAAGGAGCACAAAACCTGGAAATGCTGGGAGTGTTGTGATTGTGACAAGAAATTTGGTGATTTGGAGTTGTATAGGAAGCATTTCAGGGAGTTGCATTTGAAGAATCTTGATGGTATTAAACTGCAATCTTGGATTTCCTGTGAAGTGATTGAGTTGATTGAGAATAGGGAGTGGAAGCCTTTAGATGCTAAATGGGGGATAATGACTATTATGAATAAGATTAAATCTGAATCTTTTAGTTCTTCTGATATCTGCCTGTTTGATGAGAATAGCTTAAATGACAGTGAAAGTTCTTCTATTGAAGAGACAGTGCAGGATTTTGTTTACATTACAATTGATGAGAATGAATCATCTAGCACATCCGAGGAACATCAGAAATGGCAATTTGATGACGATACATGTGCAGCGATTCTCAATAGTGTTCAGTGGATGTTTCACTTGCTTCTCGAGAAGGAATGTCTTGCACCAACATTTCTTCATTGGGCAATACAATATACGGTTGAAAAGTTTGAGGATCTACTTCCATTTTCTCGGTGTCTTGAGTTGGAATCCATTATGATCATCTGCCTTTTGGGAGCTGTAGAGCTGAGACAGGTTCATGAATTCTTGAAGGATCTAGCAGAAACTTGTGGTTTAATGGAATATCAAGAGACAGGTAGCACTACAGAtgataaacttttaattataaatcctGAATTGGTTATTTTTGATACAGTGTTTGATTTCAAACAGAGGGTTGAAATTAGTGATGACTTAACAAGTCTCCTTTTGGATGTGAGATTCTTGGCAGAAGAGCTTAATCTTACTAATGATTTTGAAGATGTTGTAGATAATAATTCTGCAGTAACTTTTGATGCCATTGTATGTGAAAACGAGATTGTTCCTGAAAGTGTTGACTTTGTATCATGGTTATATGAAGGCCCAACAATCCAGTTTGTTATGAAGTCTCGGAGCAGTCTGAAAGATTCTCAAAGACTGAAAGCAAAGGAATTCTTTCAGATATTTCTCAAAGAATATTCACAAGTAGAGAGACTATGCGAGTCTGATTTTAACCGCGTGCATAGAATCACATTGGAAGCAATTCAGGCAGTTGAGAGTATATTTCCAAAAGAGATTGAGAAGGGGGATAAAAGTATGGCACAGTCTTATGTCAGACTATTGAGGAAGAGGCAAAAGGAACTTGAATCTAATGATGACATTTCTAGTCAATTGCAGAAAGCTATAATTTACGAAGTTATATCAGATATTCTGAATCGAGCACGTGCAGTTAAAAGACTAGCAGCTTCATGGAATAAGACTGGATTTCAAAGTTTCGCTGAAGAAGATGAATTGAAAATGCTTGAACACTTTGAGACTGCTGAAATTTTTGCAAGATCAACATTGCAGAAGATTAGACTTAGGTCGTTGAAAGAAGTAAGTTTGACTATTTCTACATTCCACATTGTTCTTTTCAGTTGTTGAATGTCATATCATGCCTATTTCCACTTCTCATTTACCAGCATAGCTTCATGAAAATGCTTCAATTGTTAAGTGTCAAAATGATTTCTCTTTGGCCTAACTGGTTCTAGATGAAATGAGGCAATtgtgtttctttgtttttggtcTCACTGTATTCATTCTTGCAGCAAGCCTTTGTTGATGCAATAATCTTCCGGGCTATTGGTGCCATTAAACAACATGAATCGAAACTTGAGATGATGTCTTCATATGACTATAGGTCAATGATTCTTCCTTTGTTGAAGTCTTTTTTGCAGGTATGTTACTGGACCCTCTGGCTGTTTTCTTACTAATTTAATACAGATGGTCTTACACTAAATTTCTTTACCAGACAAATCTGGAAGATCTGTTTGACAAGGATGTGGCGGCAAAGTATGATGCCACAGCCGAAGCTCTAGTAGAAAAAATTGATGACAGGAAAAAATTTGGCAAAGTTTGTGATaatgtgagagaaaaaatagataaaaagaagaaaaataacaagaaaaagttcagaaaggaaaaaaaacccaAGGTCTTAAAAGCTgcttttggttttgtttgtttatattatgGAAGCTTTAACTGTTCTACATATAATTTTCTTGTGACATGAGCCAATGTTTGGTAAAAATTTAGGCAGTTGACTGTATTGAGACCTTTCAGCTCCATCAGAATGATGCTGAAAAAGAGTAAATCTCTGATCTAATTCCATTGCAGTACTCAAATTAtagacctttttttttcttgaagtttGCTAACATACACACCCTGAAGGTTGCTTTCTGTCTATAATATCTTATGTCAATAATCTATGAGTCTTCAGAGACACTCCAAAATTTGAGATTGGTGTTTCTGCAAGTGCTGAAGACATGAGAGAATGGACTGTGATCGAGGAAAAACAGCTTGAAGAACAGTTGGAGAAGCAGAGGATTTTTGAGAATGAGTGTGCAGAGAAAAGATCTCAAGCTGATGCTGAAAAAGTAGTAGGCCTAAACCTTGGTACTTCTGTTTTCCTCTCATTTGCTTATgttctgaatttttttatttttgtgctagATGATAGTTTCATTATTGATAATAGCATATTTCTAATAACTTCTACAATTCCTTTGATTAGAAGTTTCAGATTCTTCTGAAAAACGAGTAGAAATGACCAAGAATAAGAttaggaggaagaagaaaaatttcAGAAAGGACTGGAAATCCAAGGTCCTAACTCCTCCTGCTTctggtttttgtttgtttataatgGAAGCTACTTTTCAGctcataatttttatgaaatgatcTCATGTTTAATTGACATGTATAGGCAGGAAGTTCTAGTGTGAACTTTCAGCTCCATCAATGTGAAGCTGAACAAGTGTATATCTCTTTTCCAATCACATTTCAATACTTGAAAAGTTTGCTTTTTGTTTATAGCATCTTATATGAATGACCTATGAGTTTTCAGGGCCAATGCAAATTGCGAGAGTGGTGTTTATGCAAATTCCAAAGAATTGACTGAATCAACTGTAATTGAGGACTTGGGAAGATTGATCGTTATTGAGGCTAAACAACTTGAAGAACTTGCGCAGAATCAGaggaaaatagaaaatgagAGTGCAGATAAAAGGAGGTTTAAAGCTGATGTTGAAAAAGCTGTATGCCTAAGCCTTGGTACTAATCCTTTCCTTCTAATTGAACGTACGCCTGATGGAAGTTTCATAATTGATCATTAATGTTTTTCATACTTTCAGATTCTTTTGAAAAACATCACGGATTTTTATCAACTGATGTGAGGAATGGCAGCACGCCGCGATTTGATGTACACCAATATGTAATTATACAGGTTGTGATTGCATAACTAGATGATGCTAGTCCTTCTAGATTAATAATTCTGCACTTTTCATCTACATTTTACTATCTATTGATTCTATTGCATTACAGTCACAATGGCGGTTAAGACAGCTTCGTGATGAGTCCATGAGTAGATCAGAAATATACCACACTCATGCTGGAAATCCATGTTTTTTATGTGCTCTTCAGGATTCATTTGCTGTCATGCATATTGCCTCTAGAATTATGCCAGAAGTAGCTTTTGTGCCAGTCCCTTCAAGAAAATTGCCAGTTAACTTTTTCTTCAAGGACTGGGTGGGTACACTGCAgactttttttctaaatcatctTTCTCTTCCAAGTTTTTAACTTCTGAATTGACTAATTGAATTTCTGATTTAAATTTCTCCTTTCTAGTTAAACTCAGAAGATGTTCCTGAAAGTGAGCATTCATATGAATTGAAACAACAACTTGTTGCTGAAGTAATGAAAATTGTTGAAGAGCTGGAGGCTGAGAGGAATAGAAAGAATGAAGCTAAACAAGAGGACCTTTCAGAGCACAAGATGGTGAAACTGTTTGTTGAATCAACAAGCTTTcgaaatgaaattacaaaaacacaGCACATACAAAACTTCTGATTgattaaaagaagataataCGTATATAGAGCTTCTGTACAATTGAAATTACAGTACAGTTTCAGCTTCGTTCCTCACATCATATGTTACAAATCAATGCTATGCTAGCTGAAGATTCCTGGCCGGCTGCCTACTTGAGATCCTTTGCCACTGGaaaaaatggcaacaatcaatAAATACACATGTAACACCTAGATAAATCTTATATCagcaaaatacaaaaaaaatgttggatataaatgaaCATCTCACATTATTTAGAAATACTAAGATAAAACTAGTTATATAATCTTTAAGCgctaaacaaataaaatgagtTTTGGGATGCAAATTCTAAAAGCAAAGCTGTAATAAACTCTCTATCCAAAGCGGACAATTTGACACTATTAGATCAAGATATTACAAATGATATCAAAGTCACTACGAATGTTCTTTTGACCAACGGTAGGATAAAATTCAGTAAGGATGTTGAATCCAATAAGAGAGTAAATATAACATCCTTAgacaaattacaaattaactAATCACGAGAGAGATATTAGGTACGTATGAGAATCTCATATTACCCAAACTCAATATTGTGATGGGTTTTGTCAAAAAGGgacaataatttaacatttgaCCTAAGATGgtacaatatattaaaattagagaagtAATAGGGGATTAACAAAGACTTACCTTGAGCTTTTGAAGGAACAACAAGAAGATGCATGTGACATTATTTGGAGGAAGATGTAACTTGCTAGGATGCAGCTTCCCATTCAATGGATTTCTTGaacaaacaattatattatcCATTCCTATCTCTTCTTTCATAGCTTATTTTCAATTCCTCCACCCCACTTCCCTTAAATGTGAAACGAAGCTCTCTTTGTATCATCAACATTGCCATTTTCATCAGTCAAATTATAAACATGTCTTCCCTCAGCTCTTGGTGGTGAAGCTGCAAACGAAATAGCTTGTGCACAGTTATATACAAAACATGTGATAGACATCAATTGtgaaactcaaaaataaaatcataacaaattaTGTGTTTagaatgaacaatattttgataatctatcgaACTATTAAATCATGATATCAACTTTATCGTGCGTATTCTCTTAAACAATGGTAAATGAGAATGTATGACACATCATTGGGCATCAGATAAGATTGGTTGAATTCATTTAGCCTCTAAACTGGAGTCCAAAGCAAACAAATCTTAACATTTGGCAGGGTTACAAGGAATTACATATACAATTTGTGAATATTACGTACAAAATGACAAATACATTTTGTACAAAACATAaagtattattaatattttaatcagaaaattacaattgaaaataaataaacaaattcttAACGTATTCGTAGGAACATGTTGAATACGTTTTACATTCTTCgtatttttttcaatcatttctaattttctataaaagaaaaagaaaataaaaacacaattttttttaatggacaCCTAAATTACCTCCTCATTTGAAGGGGACTTTAGCCAAAAGGcagtaggagaaaatgtttccgCTGGTGCATTCTTCTCAACAGCCTTAAGTGGACGCGGTCCGGCGTGTGGCGGCGGGGTCGGCGACCGAGGAACGGAAGTAGGTTTCTGAAACTCTAAAACATCAACATCCCATATAATCCATTCTTGCGTGTGGCTTCTGTGTGGAATGTCATGCGTGACTGAGTTTCTCCACGGGGGGAGGCCGCCGTTGCCCCGCAAATAATAACCGTATCGCGTCTTCAGCTTCACCTGGACGCCTTCTCGGATGGGTTCCCATTCGACCGACGAATCCAATCTCCCCGGAAGAGTTTGCAGCACCTTCTTCCCGGTGACTCCGAGTAAAAACGGCATGTTTGAAGCTGTTAAGTATTTCCCATAACAGCTTTTCAAACGCAGAACGTTCACATTCGGAACAAACTCCACTGTCCATTTTGCATTCTCGCCGGCGCCATTGCGGTCCTGGGAAACgtgttcttcatcttcttcgGCTAACAAATACTTGTCGTGGTGGCTCTTGAAACGCACCACTTTCGCTTTCTCGAAGACTTCCATTGCAGACtagaataaaaatcaataattaagaaagaaaccatatgaaaaaaatataaaaattcatgcatgaaagataataaatgaTTGATTATCTACCCAGATTATTCGAAACTAGCAGATTTTGCTAGtgggaaaggaagagaaaatgaagaagaaagtgagaggTTGATGAGGCTATAGGTTGAGAGAAATTAAAGGATGCCATAGCTTATTTGCTGGTTTCCGGGGCAACAATTTGCTATTCTGGGTTATAATACGAGTAATTTTAGTTATGAGAGAGATTTGTTATATCATCTTAATGGGTTGTGTTTGTACTGAATATGAATACAATTCGATCTATTGTGTCAAAACATAACTTACGTATACGTCGTATTAACAAGTGTTTGTCATAATAAGATCTACAATCTACTAAAAATTGCAGCCTGAAGGAT
The genomic region above belongs to Mangifera indica cultivar Alphonso chromosome 15, CATAS_Mindica_2.1, whole genome shotgun sequence and contains:
- the LOC123198315 gene encoding uncharacterized protein LOC123198315 yields the protein MEVFEKAKVVRFKSHHDKYLLAEEDEEHVSQDRNGAGENAKWTVEFVPNVNVLRLKSCYGKYLTASNMPFLLGVTGKKVLQTLPGRLDSSVEWEPIREGVQVKLKTRYGYYLRGNGGLPPWRNSVTHDIPHRSHTQEWIIWDVDVLEFQKPTSVPRSPTPPPHAGPRPLKAVEKNAPAETFSPTAFWLKSPSNEEVI